The sequence TGGAATGCTATCACTAATTATTGTAGGCCCTGGCAAGCTGAGAAGTTGGCTGAACCCCACATGGAAACTATTAAGACTGTAAGCTCTTATTCTCTTCAACTCTCTGTATAAAGACATAAAGTAGATATATTTTGTCAACGTGGCTAATTTCTGTCAACAGATTTTAATATTGTCTAATATCTGGTACTTCAATAAATGAGTTCATCTATCTATAAAATCCTTCATTTTTATTGTAGGGTTATCCTTTTATGTGTGCTTCAACATGTTCAAATGTTCCAAGGCTGAGCAGTGAGCGCGTTAATTTAATTAAAGGCTGAGGCTACAAGAGCGAGAACAAATTGCAGAAAAGAGGATTCCGTTTGTTGCTGATATTATGTAGTTACACACATCTAAATGTGTATGACTAAATTGTATGAGAAATCGAGGTTCTAGTACTTCTCAATGGCTTTACATGCGGCGTCCTGTTTGGGTTTCTGAAATAATTTTTGCAACGGTATACACTCGAATCAACACCATGTTTGTTTGGCAAGGCAACATAATGAATAAACAGAGCCCggtggatttttttaaaaatataattttcttttcattttttttcctcatcatTTGGCGAACGTGTGATATTCACTATTCATACACGACGCGTGTAGCGCGGGTATACACCTATTTCTGTTTAAACTTCAGAGTCACAGATTGGGAGAGGACCAAAAGGAATCTATGCAAAGTTGCAGATGGGTaagaatatttatatttaattcagTTAGCCAATATTATGGTTTTAGGGTGAATCCTATGACTGGAAACGCAACACGTGACACATTGATTCATAGTTTGCTTTCAAGTCTTGTAGCAATCATGCATGGAATAATGAAGTTACTTACCTGCAACTTTCTCTCCTCTCACATAAACAGAGTAGGGGGGGTTTTTCACTGCTGGAATCGGAGCTCTATAACCTAATATAGAATCTATCTTCACCATGTTCTCCTTCTCCATCTATTTTATGCTTCCTTTTACATTTCAGAATCAAGAATCACTCTGATTCACTTTTTGGCTTGTTTCTTAATTTCCTATTGTATATTGGTCGAGAGAATCCTTCTTGCACTTGTCTTTGCACATCAGATGTTATCTGATGTGCTTTCTTTATTCTTCTCATCTTTCAAGCAACACAAGGGTTTGATGGTCTCCTCACTATATGGAGAGGCCATACCTTTCATATTTCGTATATTTGTTCTTGGTAGTTTCTAGGGGATGGAATACTTTCCCCACGATAGCATGCATGGTATTTGGTTTCTTTCTCATCTTATGTAGAAATTCAAGTACGTAACGAATCTTGGGACTCCGTAATTCGTTCAAAATTATAAGGTTTGCAATTTCAATCTAATGTTTGAGAGGTGTGTCACGTCacatcacatttttatttttaaaatttgtcatACTTTTTTCTTCAACATTAGATGTGAATGGTAGACTCTAGAAAATTACATCGCTCCCAAATCCGTATATAACCAGATATCCACCTTAATGGAGTTCAAGAGTTTAACTCATCCGTGACAAATAGGTTCTACTATGTAAACTAATGGATAGAATCATGCTCGTAAGCTTTTAACTCATACATGATAAATGTGTCTAGGGTGTTCACCGTCgatttttgtcaattttttatataaatttaatcaaCCATTCGGTTAGTTATTCACGATCTGATcgatttttttgatattttaatcGATCTTCATTAACATACATATGTCGTACAACCAACGACGGATTCGATTTGAGACGGTTTTTCTTGTACGGCTTAACAAAGGAGTTCTGCTACGGAATCTAAACGAACAGAAGTCATGCTTGCCAGCTTTCTAACTCATACGTGGCACTTTAGTAGTGCAAGAAAATACGGGGGCTGCATGCCCAAGTTGCCCCTCAATGCGGTGCACAACAACTTCCACGACTTTTTGTTAACTACCGAATCATGCCGAAAAGGTAACCCCACACCTGTTATTTCTGCTTTCCATGTAAATTCAATTCAATTAGTATTTGAGTTTCAATTTGAATTCAACAATATTCGACTTGAGTTTAAATGTTTAAACTGATGTTCCGACTATTAGCCCGGGACAATGTTGTTCGAATATATTTCGGTATTATCTTATGTTAGTTCGatgtttgttttttaattttataattcatCTGTTATTGTGACAGtgtttataaatttataagttgttAACATGACACTAAGTGTAATATTTgttatcataaaataaaatatattagactCTTATTTGAAAagttctcatatatatatataagttaaagTGGGCAAGACGTGTCTCTAAGAGGCGAGGTTGGGTGGAGATGCACCATTGGCTCCACGTCAGTGATGGCCACGTGTAAGACATCTAGAAATATCAATCTCAGATATTCTCAATCAAAAAGTTTTGACATGTGGCCCCACACGTGTCCCCCGATATCCCTCTCTCGCTTTCATTGAACAGCTGTGAACAACCACAGAGTAACTAACGATTgagaactaaaaaaaatatatatatatatatatataatatttatgggACCTAAAAAGGCtattagtttaatataagtcaaGCCTCTGTATGAGGACCACATGGGAGGGTGTCAGGAAGGGTGGGTCATTGCAACTACTCGCGTTGCAATCTTATTGGTCCACGTAAATCACGTCACACcaactacactattacaaggatTATTCAAAAAAGGTCGATTACACGTGGTGATTATACAAGACGTCGTTCGACAAATGGACGGTGCGATTTCATCTTGTTTTCACTACGTGTCGGATCCCTGCCCTTAATGGAGACGGGCAGATGCCCGTAATTCATTGTGGGGCCCGTTTTCGAACCCGTTTTAATGGCTTCTCTCCCGTCGAGTTTTCGTCTCTCCAAGCTCTAGCGAGTATTGAGTGTAgtttaatttttgttgtttggatTGATTGATTCGTTGATGGCAGAGATTTGTTGTGGATTTGTTGGGGAGACGGAGTCTACTGCTGCGGTGGAGGCGACGTCGAAGAAGCACCGGAGGCTGGAACTCCTGCCGTTTAAGTTTGTTGCGGATGTGGCGGTGCCGCTGCTAGAGACTGGTAGGAAAAAACGGAAGCTCGATCTGTACTCTCCGTCTTCGTCGATGCCGCGTGATTGCAGTAACGCGGTGGAGAATTCCAATTGTTCAAAGGAATTCGATGATGAATTAGAGAGGAATAAAGTTTTGAGTCTGAGTGGAGATTCGAGCGATGTCGAGGCGAAGGATGAGGTTGCGCAGGAGTGCCCTAAGTTCGGCGTGACCTCTGTTTGTGGTAGACGGAGAGACATGGAGGACGCAGTCTCAGTCCATCCTTCATTTAGGGAAGGTACCGGGACTTCACCGGGATTCCACTTCTTTGGCGTTTTCGACGGCCACGGTGGCTCTATTGTAAGCATCTGATAGTTTAATAACATCAGGAGCTTTGATAGTCTGCTTTCTTGAGcgaatttgatttaattttaattgttttcagGTGGCGATGAAGTGTAAGGATCGGTTACATCAGATAGTGAAGGAAGAATTGGACGCCTGTGGTGGTGAGCCAGTGGAGTGGAAGCACGCCATGGAGCGAAGCTTTGCGTCTATGGACGCTGAAGTGCAGCAGGGATCCGTCAACGATCCAAAGAAATCCAACGGCCGGTGTGACCTTCAAACTCCAAAGTGCGATGCTGTTGGATCCACGGCCGTGGTGGCCGTTGTTACTCCGGACAAGATCGTTGTCTCAAACTGTGGCGATTCCAGAGCCGTGCTCTGCCGCAACGGTGTCGCGACGCCTCTCTCGTCGGACCACAAGGttagctttctttcttttgaccCTCCTGGTTTCAAATACTCTCCTATGGAATCTTTATGCTAACTGTTTTGTGCTTGTGTTTTCGAATTGGCAGCCTGATAGACCAGACGAATTGGCTCGAATCGAAGCCGCCGGTGGCCGTGTAATCTACTGGGACGGCGCCAGAGTCCTCGGAGTCCTTGCTATGTCCAGGGCAATTGGTACGATTAACTCTCTAACATCCCTTTATCCTCCTTTCCGATACGTCGTCGTATCACAACAATTGATCCAACTGCGTATATTTCAGGTGATAATTATCTGAAACCGTACGTGATACCAGATCCGGAGGTGACCGTAACGGAGCGAACAGCGGAGGACGAGTGTCTGATCCTTGCGAGTGATGGTCTGTGGGACGTTGTCTCAAACGACACCGCGTGCGGAGTTGCGCGCATGTGCCTTCGATCACAAAAGCCTCCATCTCCGCCTTGCTCCCCAGGCAGTGATTCAGCCGTGGGAAGCAGCTCCGCCGGGAGCTCCGATAAAGCCTGCTCCGATGCGGCTATCCTGCTGACGAAGCTGGCGTTGGCTAGGCATAGCACGGACAACGTGAGCGTAGTCGTAATTGATTTGAGAAAACGTGGGGGTTCATCTCCATAATATGAACAAGTTTTTAATAAGGATTTTCATTCCATTGAATTGCACATCACAGAGGAGGAAAATTCTCTCTGTAAAATGcctttttttcccttgttttttaatttcagtTTTTATGAATGGATTGGATGTTAACAAAGCTGCAAAACAATGGCAGCTGTATGGATATAGAAATATATGGTTAAACCGAGGAACTTTTTAGTTCTCTGTTAAATTCAGttagttttttctttgtttaagaATCTGCATATCAGATCTGTAATCTCTTAGCATTTTATTGAAGTATAATGGGTTTGAGATATTATATCAAAAACGTTGTTCAAAGGTTTAAGCAAGGAccaagttggaaaaaaaatcttatgaATGGATTAGGGTCTTTCTCCAGATCTCCGAAAAAAGAAGGATTGACTGGTATGATCCCTGTCGCCTTAGAATGAATGAGGCGATCGCGTGGATCCATCCCTATGTCACCTTAGAATAAAGGGGCGATCTCGTAGTTCTTGGGATCTTGGTCTGTGAAAATACGTTGTTAggtgttcaatttgattttttcaTTGCGGCCGAACCTCGAACCTAATTCCCAAGCGCCCAGTCTGTTGAACTGTCAGCTCAAGGCTTACATCCAATTGTACGGACATGATGAGGATGAAGGGGAACATGGTAAGGATGGAACACACTCGGAGTGCGTGATCCAACGTAGAGTTGTATGTTCAAGAAGGATGAACCACTCCCGAAGCTTCTCTCCATTGGTTAGACCGTAGAGATTATGATTTCTAGTTCAAATCTGGCCTTTATCTGTAAAGGCGGTGATCCAGCCGCACATTACGATACGGCTACCTTGTTACAACTTCACTGACCGCCTTCAGCCCCCTTTACCTTGTTAAGACTTCACTGGCCGCCTTCGGGCCGCGCCGGCCACTTTACATCTCTTTGAATCAGCCAGAAGGAACACTGAATACAGAACTTAAAGAATGGATGATTTACTTTGTAACATACAGCAAATACATAAAAGCTGAAAACTTGGAGCTTATTTCCTTGTCACATATGAGTTCAACAAATAACAATTACAATGATCTATAAAGGAAAAAAACTCGCATGCATTATAATAATGTAGAGTTATATAATATGTAATTCATATCCCTAAAATACAATATGCCAAAATAGCTTACCAGAAAACCCAGTCAACTTCAGGATGCACTCTGCCGAGCTCTTTATGACGAGTCATTATCCGAAACGGTCCGAGATGTCCAATTGTAAGTCTCTACACAGTAACCACATTCCCCCGcaatcaaataaaataattccTTATGTTTTGCAGCGAGGATTTCTCATCCATTAACTATCAGACGGTCATGTTAGGAAGGCAATTCCGAAGCTCGTTATCTTTACAGTTGCTGTCACCATAATATTACAGTCCAACAATTGCTTTAAGCACGTAAGAGGTGTTTCTCACATGTCAAGATCCTATAACTTGCATGCGGGCCCTCAGATGTGTCACGCAAACTTGAATGCCAACCCATGGCCTGTGCTATTGCTTGAAGTTCATCCATGACATCGAGAGTGTCACGAATGTATACATGACCACCAGGTCTCAACATCCGATCCATCTCAAGCATGATGGTGGACATATTGCATctaatacaaaagaaaaaggcaaTGATAATATTAAGAACTGAAGTAAAGCagacttttttttccccatcaAACCAGAATACCTACCCAATTCGTTAATCACTACAGAGATTCAATGATTCCCACCCTAcagtttatataaataaataacaatcaTAATGACCTTGTAATTTACTACAGCCCGCATTATCAACCAAAATTTAAATCTTCTTCAGGGCTTATTTACTCTAGAAACCTAAAATAGGGTTGCAGTATCCAGGGAATCAAGTGAATGGAACAAAATAGGaaatattgataaaaagaaaaaggctGAATCCAAAACAAGATGACCTTCACAAACTGATTTTAACAGAGGCATACCTTtttctctccacagagaagagGCCGGCTGCGTGTAGAAAATCATAAGTTCTTGGGTACGTGTCAAATGGTTCGCACCTGATAAATTTCATGAAGTTCAATTATGAATTGTCACAatcaaagcaaaactagaatcCAAATACTACTAAacgacttttttctttttgttcttgagATGAATGACACGTAAATGTACGTTTTAAGCACAACATAAATGAAAGTTTAATAACATTTACAAAATCAGaagttctttcttttctttgggtGGGAGACACTTGGACATCTTAGTGAGAAAAATGGTCAAAGGAGTTGTAGGGAGAATAACTCTTATGGTAGTTTGAATATTTCAGATGTTGAGTACTTCATAACCATAAAATACGTATCAAAATGAGAATGGAAACTACTACCTATAGTCAACCAACTGAAAACAGCTAAGAATATTACCAATCATGCATGACTCCTAGAAGTCCTCGGTCATATATGACAGGCAATGTATTGGGCCCGCTAACAGGAACCACATTTAAAACCCAGCTATCAAAATTCTGTTCAATTAATGCCGCGGCAAATCTGTCAAATCAAAAGAATAAACTATAAAAAATTGAGTAATGAAAGAAATCATAATGGAAACGTGTGAGATTTAGAAGAGGGTCATTTAGAAAAGGACAATACCCTCCAAAGCCTGCTCTCATGTCCATCACAtttctcattctcattttcttccaaCGGAAAGCACGAACATAGCTTGCTATTATTTCACTCCAGTATTTCGATTCTGCGTTGAAAAGCTCATTCCTGGATATGTAAAAATCAATTTTTACGCTCTGGAGCCTATTAGGTGGTGCTTGCAAACGGGCAGGCCAAGTCTTAAGCTTCGCTCCCTCCCCATTCTCGGGAAGTCGAGAGATGCATGTCTTCAACTCAGCGTACCTAAAGCAAAAAGAATAATGAAGTgacaataattatatatacaaacTAGAAAACAGGGTAACTCAGGTCAAAGAGACTAACAGAGACTTAACTCTGGTAAGTTAAAGTGCCTACTCAGATGTGCCAAAATTTCTACAAGAAAAGTACCACAGTTGCTCTTTATTTCTGTTACGATATTTAATCCATAACAAGACCATTCAGAGATATAAATTCTAAAGCAGGCCTATACTTGAACAACGAGTAAATAATGAGTGTTATGAATCAATCAGTTAAAGGGAGAATTCACCTACCACAGAGAAGGTTCACCAACAGGACCAGTCCCGGATAGaagagaaaagtaaaaaagagttTCTCGTATTTTAGGCTGATTAAATCATGAGGACTTTAGATAAGGCCGTAAAGTTATAAAATATATCGTGAATAGGAGATTCCATCAACAGGTTCGTAGACATCACAAAGTGAGTTCTCTTAAGGTGTATTAGACTACCAGACAAAAAATGAATCCATGCAGGTATGCTCAGATACAGGATCTTCCATGGACTGATAAAATATGTAGATAGAGACCATAAGCATCCTATTTATTGAACACCATTCTTTATATTAATGTATTGGAAGTATCTTGTTATCTTTGCACTAGGCTATTTTAAATGAACTCTTTAGCTCTTAACTTATCCAACAAAGATAACATACATTAGGGAACAATAATGTACATTGGAGACAAAATAAGATATTATTGCTTAATTTCATTGAATAATGTACTACTCAAAGTCGTGATCTTAAATAGTTTGCTTTTGGTAGTTATGATAACTTTAAGAGTAAAGTCCATATAGAACTAGGATTACTGGGGAGTATATAAATATGATGGAATCTCTCagttacaaatttacaatgatACATATATGAATGGAATCTCTCGATTATGATGATGTAGACAACGATGATTAATAATATCGAGATGATTTTCCACCAAGTGATTTGCTTCTCAAATGTGCGATGCACATGCACTCATCCTTAGGAGTGATGCCAAGGAAACCCTAGTTATGATGCTTAGATAACTATATCTTTGTtctatgttttctttatttttccagCGTTTCTAGATTGTTCCTTACTTTTTCTAACCCTAAATTTCTATTTTTCAAGAGCTCAAACAATCCTACAACCTTAATTTAAGCCTAATAaagaaaaattctcaaaatttcCTTCAACGATACTGTTCATGGATACCGTTAACAGCCAAAGAACAGACATTGCTGCTTAAAATCTGACCCAAGAACCTTAAAAAATGAGGATAGAAAAAGCTGTCCTATGTCTCAAGAAATATGAAAATTCCATTCTCCTAAATGTGTATCACTAAAAGTCAATTAACATAATCTATGCTGCCATGTCTGTGTGGAGAAAGTCACAGTGACAAATCAGAACAGTATGTAACGATGAAGCACATTATAATCAAGAAAATAATGCAGCACAATCAAAGACCTAAAGGTCAGGAAAGCCTCATCTTTCAGGTCAGACAAGATAAACATACCACACATTATCAGGGTCATCATCAGGATCACACAATGGAGGTGTAGTTCCCACTTCGCGACTCAGATAGCAACTGTTATTGTAGGGTTTCTGCCATATTGCAACATATCCCTCCTTCTTCACAAGTTCCCAGCAAAGGCGATGTGTAAGATTGAGCATCTCTGGAAATAGAGAAAGATAGACCACAATAGTGTAATCAATGACCACTGTAGAAGCAGCATCACAGAATGGAAATGGATTGACCACAATACATGATCAAGTCATCTAATCAGAATAATTGAAGATTAGACTCAATAAAGCTCTATTCTATGGCAGCAAAAACTATTTATACCCTAAGCTCCCTTATCCCTTCTCCATTGTCTTCCTGATTCTCAGTTTACCTTTTCCACCTTTTTTAGCCTAATTTGGCATATACCCAAGCACAAGATGCCCGAAGTTCAAATGAAAAGATAATCAACAAAGGCATGACAGGATAGCTCTCTCTTGCATAgggttcttttcttttcttttctttcttttcttccaaaaCCACTCTGGATTGGATTATGTTGGAGCTTTGTGTTTAAGCTGATTTCACATTAGCTGTCAAATCAAATGTCATTAATATTTTACACTGTAAATtccaattccaaagaataatttaatcaaaacattggGAATAGAAATTAACAAATGCCGCATAACCATAACATGGTCAGTGAGAGTTGTTAACTTGATCATTAATTAGAAACTAACAAATCTCGCATAGGGAAGTGAGGGATGTTTATCCATGATTATTTGAAGAAATGAAGATGCTGAAAGGAAGAATACAGAGCTTTTTTTGTGGGACTAAATAACAAACAATGAGTAATCAAATTCCTGTAACTTCTCTATGTTACATAGTAATTCCAAGTAATGGTACCTTCCCATTGTTCCTCTAGGACTTCTTCATGCTTATAAACTGGTTGAGCTGCCCAAGCAAAGTATCCTCCAGCCCGGAGCATCCTATTGACTTCAAGGAGCAAAATCCCATCTTCACCACAAAGCATGGAAAAGAGAAAGTACAATCAGAGTATATTCCACAAGTAATTAACAGAGGGAGAATCTAAGATCCCCACTCCCCCAACAAACCAAAACAAGCATTGATCTCCGGAACCATGTATGAATATATTTACTGCAATACCCATTCAGTTCTAATTACCAAAATAATTGAGAGATCATTACCATCACGGGTCCAGTTGATTCTACATCTTGAACAATGTATCAAATCAAATGCTTGACTTGGATATAATAAACGATGAGTAGCAAAAGCTGACACCATTGCAGGCACACCACGCTCAAGCGCAAACTGAATTTGGTTCTCATGAACATCTTTCGGAGCGATAGACATCGTTATAACATTTCGTGATAGCAAATATGCACCAAAACTTGCTACACCACATCCAACATCCAGAACAACTCGAGTATGATGACCAAATGCTATATCAGGGAGCATCTacatgtataaaagaaaaaaggaattaAAGAGACTAGAAAGAATGACACATTAAATTTTCTCTTCATTAAAAAACTGAATAACCTTGGAAATGTGATCTAAGTATTCATTTGCCCCGTGTATAAATTGTGTGCCGCCTCCAGGAAACTTGAACTTATCCTTCTCTCTGTAAATCCAGTTTTGACCCCCTTTATCTTCAGCTAGACGTGTGTGAG is a genomic window of Tripterygium wilfordii isolate XIE 37 chromosome 16, ASM1340144v1, whole genome shotgun sequence containing:
- the LOC119980331 gene encoding probable methyltransferase PMT11 gives rise to the protein MKSLNATADLLKTPLVIKISAFTFIAFAFFYLGKHWSDGYQQLIFFSTTRQTPSFVSLSPNHNKQFNITAIIAQNDTVAAPVKNLTIPSSAALTVPPPLPRVFGVIDENGAMRDDFEIGAFDPEFVENWVNGSEVESGNGGSQGSPRFTVKRYGLCPTTKKEYIPCMDNVEAIKKLKSTEKGERFERHCPKEGKGLNCLVPPPKGYRPPIPWPRSRDEVWYTNVPHTRLAEDKGGQNWIYREKDKFKFPGGGTQFIHGANEYLDHISKMLPDIAFGHHTRVVLDVGCGVASFGAYLLSRNVITMSIAPKDVHENQIQFALERGVPAMVSAFATHRLLYPSQAFDLIHCSRCRINWTRDDGILLLEVNRMLRAGGYFAWAAQPVYKHEEVLEEQWEEMLNLTHRLCWELVKKEGYVAIWQKPYNNSCYLSREVGTTPPLCDPDDDPDNVWYAELKTCISRLPENGEGAKLKTWPARLQAPPNRLQSVKIDFYISRNELFNAESKYWSEIIASYVRAFRWKKMRMRNVMDMRAGFGGFAAALIEQNFDSWVLNVVPVSGPNTLPVIYDRGLLGVMHDWCEPFDTYPRTYDFLHAAGLFSVERKRCNMSTIMLEMDRMLRPGGHVYIRDTLDVMDELQAIAQAMGWHSSLRDTSEGPHASYRILTCEKHLLRA
- the LOC119980330 gene encoding protein phosphatase 2C 37-like; this translates as MAEICCGFVGETESTAAVEATSKKHRRLELLPFKFVADVAVPLLETGRKKRKLDLYSPSSSMPRDCSNAVENSNCSKEFDDELERNKVLSLSGDSSDVEAKDEVAQECPKFGVTSVCGRRRDMEDAVSVHPSFREGTGTSPGFHFFGVFDGHGGSIVAMKCKDRLHQIVKEELDACGGEPVEWKHAMERSFASMDAEVQQGSVNDPKKSNGRCDLQTPKCDAVGSTAVVAVVTPDKIVVSNCGDSRAVLCRNGVATPLSSDHKPDRPDELARIEAAGGRVIYWDGARVLGVLAMSRAIGDNYLKPYVIPDPEVTVTERTAEDECLILASDGLWDVVSNDTACGVARMCLRSQKPPSPPCSPGSDSAVGSSSAGSSDKACSDAAILLTKLALARHSTDNVSVVVIDLRKRGGSSP